gcactcgggaggcagaggcaggcagacctctgtgagttggaggccagcctggtctacagagtgagttccaggacagccagggctacacagaagaaccctgtcttgaaaaacaaaacaaaacaaaaacaacagactgaaaaagcatgggataaaaccggactctctgaacatggcggacaatgagagctgacgagaggccaaggacaatggcacggggttttgatcctacttcaggttctggctttgtgggagcctagacagtttggatgttcaccttcctagatctggatggaggggggaggaccttggactttccacagggcagggaaccctgactgagcctgggactggagaggggggagaagaggagtggggggagggggagaggggcgggaggagggggagggaaatgggaggcggggaggaggcggaaaatttttttttcaataaaaaaaaaattaaactactgAATAGcctaagggaaaaaaaaccaaaaacaaaaacaacagcaacaacaaaactaaccTGAACAAAACACAGTATAAGAACAGAATATAAAAAGGTCTAGTGTAAAGAAAGCAATGGTGATTCCTCAGAGGGTTAGGGTGCATACTCCAAGGGAATGAGAGCACACCACACATAATAGCCCACAGTGGGAACAGCACagatggcttttttgttttgttttgtttttgacttttgagacagaatttctctgtgtagccctggatgtcctggaacttgctctgtagactagactggcctcaaactcagatccacctgcctctgccttccgagtgctgggattaaaggtgtgcgccaccactgcctggcctcagtACAGATGTCTTAATAAGCCAATGAATGGATGAAACAAAATGCAGTACATCCAcagaatggaatattattcaattaTAACTAAGTATCATTGTTTAAGCACACACATTGCTCtcatagaggacctgagttcatttcccagaacctgtgtcaggtggctcacaaccacttgtaactccagatcctggggatcaggtgccctctactggcttcCATGGGTACCTGCACTCGTGTGCATAAacccatatatatacataattaaaaataatcaataatccaaggctggagagatgactcagtggttaagagcactggttgctctttctagaggatctgggtttgattcccagcatccaaataCTTGTTCACAcggtctataactccagttcctggggatccctTGCCCTGTTCTGACttctacaggcactgcacacatgtggcacacagacatgcatgcaggtaaaacacccataaatccataaacaattaaattttaaaagcaagtGAGTTTCCATTTGTAATGTTCTTCTCTATAGTCAACTCAGGTATTGCTTCCTAATTTTATTTGATGTGCCCCTTTACTTGGATTTCTAAGTAATTGGTTTTTAGATGGAAGTGCTATCCATTCTAACACTAGGCAAATGCTAAAACACCTTGTATGTCTCTTTGGTCCCCACCCATAGAGCTCTTACCTGGACCTGCTGTGGAATTTGGACAGATGCTCACCCTCTTTACCCGCCAACCTGTCTATGTCCTCAGAGGAGGCTACGAGTGCTTCTCTGGCCTGTACCACTTCTTCCGGACCCAGAAGATCATCTGGATGCCCCAGGTGAGGCAAGAGGATGAGCGTTCACTACCAGGAAGTGAGGCTGGAGACTGACAGgtaagtggaggcagaaagagagaagataGGGAGAGAGGACATAGGAGAAACGGGAGAGTGGAGAAATGAGCCCGGAACAACTGGGGAGTTCAGTCCATAATGACAAATTCAGAGTTAACACATTATGGAGAGGCCAAGCATGAGGCGCTAGAGAGGGTGTGGTTTGGGGGTCAGTATATTAAATCAGACAGTGCCAGAGTTGACTCTGAAATGTTCCCCGTAGCATATACCTTGAACAGTTTTCCCCAGTCAGAATCCCTCCTAGACAGTCACAAAGCCTTTAGGAGATGAAGTCTGGCAGGTGAAGTAGGTCCTGGGGTGGGCAGGACCCCACCACTGTgccttccccactgtgatggatTAAAATCTCTCTGAAACTGAGAGTCAtgataaaccttttcttttctagTGTTTTGTACCAAAAATGCtactagatttctttttttctgattacatttatttgttttgtgctctgtgtgtgtgtacatgcgtgcttACAAGTGCCATGATGCATATTTGGAAATCAGATTGTCTTCTTTAAACATGTGGGGCACAAGGATTGAATTCAAGttgcttggcagcaggcaccagCCTCAACTGGACAAGTTTTGGGCTACAGATTGTCAGTGCCAACCCTTGTGTGCATGGCCAGGTACAAACCAGTGCCATGAGGGCACGGAGTGTCAGTGTGGAGAATCGTTCATGTACTGTGATGCTGTGGGTCAGTCCTTGTTTACACCCCAGCCTCAGACTTTTTATGGGAGGTATTTGTTGTCGGTGTATTTGAAACTCAAGCTCCCTTCTCCTTCACTGCTCTGGGACTGCCCTTCTGAGGTCACCTTCAGAGCTACCCCTCCAGGGATGGCCCTCCCGTTCACTTCTGTGGTGGACCTGCGGcagccttcttcccttccccctccaggaACTGGATGCCTTCCAGCCATACCCTGCTGAGATAATGCCAGGCAAGATCTTCCTGGGCAAATTCAGTCAAGCCTGCGATGCTAAGATTCACAAGGATTTGAAAATTAAAGCCCATGTCAATGTTTCCATGGAGGCAACACCCTAGTAAGTAAAGGTGATactagtgtgcgtgtgtgcgtgcgtgtgtgtgtgtgtgtgtgtgtgtgtgtgtgcgcacatgcatgggCCTGTGCATATGGAGACCATGGGTTGATGTTGGGTGCCTTCCTCTGCCAgtctctactttatttatttatttactttcagttttttgagatagggtttctttgtgtagtactTGCTGTGTACACCATGTTgaccgtgaactcacagagatcctctgcctcccgaatgctgagggtaaagacgtgagccaccactgtctaGCTCCCCACTGAGGGAAAACACTGAGGTGTTCATGGACTGGACAATCTGGCTATCCAGCAAGCTTGGGGTATATGTCTTGGTGCCCCAGCCCTAGATTTACAGACGTGTGCCCCTATTAGCCCGGCTTTTTATGCAGATGCTGGGGATTGTAACgcaggtcctcacatttgtgtAGAAGGCATTTTGCTGACTGGGTCTCCGCAgctcatgatttttattttagggTAAGAGTCATTAATTTATACATGTTTCTACTGCCATAGTTTGTTGTGGCTATTTTTTCCTTCAGTACTAGAGATTAAACACAGATCTCTCACACACTGGACAAATGCTCTTCTGTTGAGCCAGctccattccttcactggaaaATTCCAgcagatgctctaccactgagccacacccccagcccctcactgggggattctaggcagaggccctaccactgagccacgccccagcccctcactgggagattctaggcaggtgctctaccactgagccacggccctagcccctcactgggggattctaggcaggtgctctaccactgaaccacacctcagcccctcactgggggattctaggcaggtgctctaccactgagtcacaccccagtccctcactgggggattctaggcaggtactctaccaTTGAGCGACACCCCAACCCCTTCCTGGGGGATCCTAGGCAGATGTCTTCTGTCAGgcattctctctgtgtatgtgcatgtgtgtgactgtatgcATAGGCCAGATGACGACCTCCAGTGTCATTCTGCTGGAACTGTCCACATGTTTTAAAAGACAGGACCTCTTATTGGCCTAGAATTCACCAAGTAGGCTAAACTGGCTAGCCAATGAGGCCAGGAATCCatttgcctccacttcccagtgctgggattacaagtgcaggCTACCAAGCCTACTTTTTCTATGGgggctggggaatcaaactcatgtcctaatgcttgcctagcaagccctgtacaaactgagccatctccccagcctccaggtAATGTTTGTACTTCTCCCTATCATCTTTGTGTCAGCTCCCAATCATTCCCTTGTGGTTTCTGTGCTGTGGGCAAGGGACCCTAGTGGGGCTGGCTGACTTTTTCTGGGGTGATGTGAAGAAAGCAGCATCTGTTTACCCCAAATAGGACACTGATGACAGACTAAAAACAAGGACACCAAAGTTCAGCATAGAGAACCAGTGAGTTTACTGTGGCTTCTTAACAGGTGCATGTGTAGGAAGATGACGACTCACAGGGAGCTGAGTCAGGATTCATGATAGCTATGACTCAGACAGCTCCTCAGGCCAGAGAGTCCCCTCTCACCTGCACTTGTTACTGCCTATATAGCTTGGGGATGGGCCTTGTGAATCTTGTAAGTTTCAGAAAGTTGCTGGGGTTTGCAGGTTTCTCAGTTCCTGAGACTTGAAAGTTTcctttacttcctgagtcttaagAAGACTCCCTTCTGGAAGGAATGGTCCAACCAAGCAGGAAACGGATACTTAACACCACACTGCCTTCCTTCAGTTTTGTAGATGATGCAGACAAACTCTTGCATATCAAGATTGAGGATGCTTCATATTCCAGCCTTTTCAGCTCTTTCCGTCACATCTGTCACTTCATGGGTAAGGAAAATTTCCAGATGGGGAGCACCCTTCTTGTGCTCACAAGTCTGTCCCTGGCTGAGACCCCCTCCCCAGGACTTGGGGAAGTACAAAATCTAGCACATCCAGCTGCTCCGAAGCCCGCAGCTGAGGAGTGGCGTCCAGTGACAGCACCACACCGTGCCTGATCGTCctgttactattgctgtgaagagacaccgtgaccacggcaactctagTAAAGAAAACATCTAAGTGGGGTAGCTCGCTTCCTGTTTCAGAGGTTcactccattatcatcatgacgggGAGCACAGTGGTGTGTAGCCCAACATGAtgctggaactgagagtcctTACAGCTTGataggcaggcaacaggaagtcaactagcacactgggcagtatccctcaaagcctgcccccacagtgacacacttcctctaacgaggtcatacccactccaagaaggccacacctcctaataatgccactccttatgagactgtgggggccagttacattcaagccaccacagggGAGGAAGGTACCCCAAACCATCCAGCTCTGATTCCCATCGTCCTTCATGTGTCTACTTGgctctgctctgacttccttcttgGCATAGCAATGCTCTTCAGCTGCTTAACACAACAAGGGCAGATCTTTCTATTAGACCCAGGGCTCAGAGCTGACCAGGAAAACCAAGATTCTTGGTAGAACGAGGCTGAGCTGGGTCAGGAGTCTTGGCTGCCAGCATGGCACCAACTAGGTCCCCAGCCCAAGGTGCTGCTTGGATGGCTGGGAGTAGGGTAGTAGCCTCCTTCACCCCTTATTTGTCCAGCAATTTACCacttttacctattttttttcaactttaagAATGCAACCAGGGTGGAACATATCCTAGGTAAGTGTTCTACCTCTAAGCCACGcaccagcccctcactgggggattctaggcaggtgctctaccactgagccacaccccagcccctcactgggggattctaggcaggggctctaccactgaactgtgccccagtccctcactggggttCCAGGACACCCTCATCCTGTCCTCTTTTCATCTTTTACTTTGACAGCCTCTCCCTGTATtctcctaggctggccttaaactttcaatctttcttcttcttcttctttttagtcTCCGAACATCTAGGATTCCAGGCCTGCACCGCTAGGCTGACAAGGCTGGTCTCTTGATGGCCACTGAGGTCCCCAGGGAAGAGTGCCATGCACAGtcctcttgcttccttcctttgcaGAACTTCACCTCCGGCTCCGCTCTGTCATCCTGGTCTTTTCCACCCAGGGCATCAGTCGCAGCAGTGCTGCTGTGATGGCCTTCCTCATGCATTATAATGAGGAGACGTTGAAGGTATGTGGTGTGGGGCTGGGACTGGTGCTTGattggtagagtgctcacctggCTTGCAAAAGGCTCTAGgtccaagccaggcatggtaatttatacctttaatcccagcactcaggaggcagaggccggtagaggtctgtgagtctgaggctagtctggtctacagagtgaatcctgggacagccagggccatacattgagattctgtctcaaataaacaaacaaaggctCTAGGTTCAGTCCCCATCAACACATAAAGAAAGTATATTGGGGCAGGCCTGTAATCTTGGGACTATGActggagaaggaggcaggagaatcagtcgTTCAAGGTCTTTTTCAATTAAggagcaagtttgaggccaccctggctaCATAatatcctgtctttaaaaagtatgCATTCTGCCAGGTGGTGttggcatatgcctttagtcccagcacttgggagggagaggcaggtagatctctgtgaattcaaggccagcctggtctacagagtgaattctaggacagccaggaatacatagaaaagccctgtctcaaaaaacaaaaacaaaacaaacaataagtaTTGTTCCCTGGGCCACAAATATCCTATGAGGGGGTCTGAGCTAGATCTGGGCATACTTAGGACAGGAGCACTACCATAGGCTCTTAGTTTTAGCAGGGAAGAGAACGCCAAAGTTTGGATGTTACCCAGCTTGCAGCACTCAAGAGTAAGGtccctagatagaagacctttgtcttcccgcagggcagagaatttggactgctcttcaatatcgagagggagggggaatggtgtggggggaggagaagaggagtggggatagggggaggggactgggggagggggcaatatttgggaggaggggagggaaatgggaaacggggagcaggtggaaattttaattaaaaaagaataaaaataataataataataaaaaaaagagtaaggtCCCTTTGCTTAGACTAGCAGCTTTAGGCTGTCAGGGGCTCAACCAGTCTGGGCTCTGGATAACAGCCAACTGTATGGCCCTTGTcttgtcatttatttgtttgttttttagattatcatttatattattattattagatttattatttagatttattttatctttaactctctctgtctccttctctgtgtatcagatcctctggagatggagttatagacagcctTGTGCAACCCAGCATGGGTGCCGGGAACTCAGctccagccctctgcaagagcagcctagGCTGTTTTTAGTTGCTGAGCagtttctccagcccctagtttcttcttttgttgtaaTAAAAATACTCCACAAAAGCagtttaagggagaaagggttaaTTCTAGCCTACAGTTCTAGGTCATAATCCACAATCATGGGGTAAGGGTTtaaggcagcaggagcttgaaacAGCTGGCCACATTGTATCACTGTCAGGAGGTGTGGAGTGATGCATGAATACTGCAGCTCTGTTCAGTGGTGCATGCATACTGCATCTCGGTGATGCATGCATAGTGTAGCTCTGCTCACTGTTGAATGCATACTGCATCTCTGCTCGGTGATGCATGCATATTGCAGTTCTGCTTGGTGATGCATGCATAGTGTAGCTCTACTCACTGTTGAATGCATACTGCATCTCTGCTTGGTGATGCATGCATACTGCAGCTCTGCTTGGTAATGCATGCATACTGTAGCTCTGCTCATTGTTGAATGCATACTGCAGTTCTGCTTTGTGATGCATGCATACTGCAGTTCTGCTTGGTGATGCACGCATACTGTAGCTCTGCTCACTGTTGAATACATAACTGACCTCCCAAGTGTGCAGTGACGTGCACTCCCCATACATAGCATGTAGCTGATCTTCCAAGTGTGCAGTGGCATGTGTACCCATATATAGCATGCAACTGACCTCCCAAGTGTGCAGTGACGTGCACTCCCCATACATAGCATGTAACTGACCTTCCAAGTGTGCAGTGGCATGTGTACCCATACATAGCATGCAACTGACCTCCCAagtgtgtggtggcatgtgcaCCCCCCATAGCATGCAACTGACCTCACAAGTATGTGGTGGCATGTGAACACCCCatacatggcatgcacacacatgataataacaaatatgtttatttttgttttttttttaaaaaaagatttgcttatttttattttatgtgcactggtgtttctctgtgtctgtatacaacatgcatgcagtacccgtggagaccagaaggggagtcagatcctctggaactggagttctgcccacttgtgagctaccatatgagtcctgggaattgaacctgggtcctctggaagagcagcaattggAGCAGCAACTTTAGAGCCATCCCTTTAGCTGACATTTAGtggtttaatttgttttgttttagatagggTTCACTGTGTCGCATAGATtttgctacactcattaataacCCAGGCCCAGCTGTAACTGGCTGTAGAATTCAGGCTTACAGAGAACTCATAATCCTTCTTCCTGTCCcggcctcctgggtgctggggttataaCTGTGTCCTACTGGCCCTGgcccttttaattctttttatgtaATGGCATGTTCACAGTGACCCTGCAGCTTAAATACATTATGCTCCCTAGCTTCTTTCAGGTGTGGTAAGTCTGGGTGCTCGCTCCAGTGCCGCACAGCTACATATAGTACAGCAGGGGTCCAAAGCCCATTGGCTCAGGCACAGCACCCACTCTCCACGGGGCCCCATGGTAACAGGAAGAACACGGATGGTCTCTCTGACCCTCACCAAGTATGCCCTGGCAGGTGCTCCACACTTCCATTCCAGGGTAGACAGGGTGAGAGTCCCAGCAGATGTGTTAGGAGCTGAGGTGTGTAATGGGTTTAAGGGGCCAGCACCCTACCAATTAAGCCGCACCCCCATACTTAGTGACTTATAAATATGTACTTTAGCAGTAAGTACATTCAGGTTGTAAAACCAGCTTGTAAATGTTCACTTCTTGCAAAACTGATGTTCTGTGCCTAGTGATTGACAGCCTCCTGTTCTCTCCTAATCCCAGCCTCTGGCTCCTCTGCTTTATTTACTGGGTCCAGTTTATCTGCATTCAATACTTACATAATTTATAAtttccttttgtgtgtatgtgcacgtgttaTTGTGCATGAGGGTGTGTATAGGTGcctatgagtgtgtgcacacaggtgtgtaggtgcatgtgagtgtgttgGGAATCGGAGGACAGCTTCAGCTATCACTCCTCGGGCATCAGCCTTTCTTTCATCAGTCTTTTCTTGGAGACAAGTTCTTTTATTGGCcggtgctcgctctctctctctctctctctctctctctctctctctctctctctctctctctctcctccacagtTAGGCTAGACTAGCTGACCACTGAGCTTCAGGGATCCCATCTCCACTTCACCacactaggattacaagtgtgccacCGCAAACAGCGTTTTTACATGGGTCCAGAggactgaactcagctcctcctgCCTGCCTGGAAAATACCCTACCAAATGAGCTATCGCCCTAGCCCCTGTACCAGCATCTTATCTTAAACTGTCATGTGGGCTTCTGGGGAGATGTCTTCTGACCCCACTGAGCTGGTTGTAATCTGGTCTAGAAGGGTCCCACCACCCGTCCTGAAATCTTCCTTATCTCTACATTCACAGAGGTCCTGGGCCCACGTGAAGAAATGCAAAAACAACATGCGTCCGAATCGGGGCTTGGTGGCTCAGCTGCTGGAGTGGGAGAAAGTTATCCATGGGGAATATATGACAGATATCTCTGATCCCATCTACTGACCTTCACCTGCAGCCGACCAGGGCACTGAGGAACCTTGTTTTGGACTTTTAGTGGGTGGTGGGGATTAGGTACGCTCTTGGAGTGGTTCAGAAAAAGACCTTTGCATCCTGAAGTTTCATGTCTGTGTCTTAAGACtgattctctttttgttttccccctaatactggagattgaacctagaACAGTGATTCCCAACCTTCCTCACATTACGACCCtttaacagttcctcatgtgtgaccccccaaccataaaattattttcatcgctacttcataactaattttgctaccattaagAATCATAACGTAAACATccgtgttttccagtggtcttaggtgactcctgtgaAAATGGCaatcaacccacaggttgagaacactgaCATGGAGCCTCATACATGTTAGGCTGAGAACACTGACATGGAGCCTCATACATGttaggttgagagcactgacatGGAGCCTCATACATGTTAGGCTGAGAACACTGACATGGAGCCTCATACATGttaggttgagagcactgacatGGAGCCTCATACATGTTAGGCTGAGAACACTGACATGGAGCCTCATACATGTTAGGCTGAGAACACTGACATGGAGCCTCATACATGttaggttgagagcactgacatGGAGCCTCATACATGTTAGGCTGAGAACACTGACATGGAGCCTCATACATGttaggttgagagcactgacatGGAGCCTCATACATGTTAGGTTGAGAACACTGACATGGAGCCTCATACATGTTAGGTTGAGAACACTGACATGGAGCCTCATACATGttaggttgagagcactgacacAGAGCCTCATACATGTTAGgcaagtcttttttttccccctgagacagggttcctctgtgtagcctctgtcctggaactcctcctGTTGACCAGACTAGCTTCTaactcacacagagatccacctgcctccacctcctgactgctgggattaaaggcatgcaccaccactgccccgcaagccttttatttttttgagacaaggcatcATGTAGACTGGGATGGTCTCAAACTCCGTGTAGCTGAAGGGGACTCTAACCCATGCTCTTGTGGccttcacctccccagtgctgagattacagtgtGCACCACTGTTTAGTTTGTGTGTCGCTGGGggtgaacccagggcttcctgtacacaagctaggcaggcactctactaagtaagccacacccccagtccTGCACTGGCTCTTTCTaatccattacacacacacacacacacacacacacacacacacacacaaacctttaaacatgtattttagatttatttttaattttatgtatatagatgttttgtctgcaccatgtgtatgcctggctCCTACAGAAGTAAAAAACAGGcattagatgccctggaactggagttaaagacagttgttagccaccatgtggatgctgggaaccaaacctggtcctctggaaggacaaccaatgctcttaaccactgagccatcacttcatCTTAAGAACTGGGGTCTGCcaggtggtggagcacacctttaatcctagcactcaggaggcaaaggcaggaggatctctgagttcgaggccagcctggtctacaagagctagttccaggacaggcaccaaaactacagaaaaaccctgtctccaaaaacaaaaaaaaaaaaaaaaacaacaacaacaacaaaaagaactgaGGTCTCAcctagtggtggtggcgcatgcctttaatcccagcactcaggaggcagaggcaggtggatctctgagtttgaggccagccttgtctatagaatgagttctaggatagccagggctacacaacaacaaaaataaaagaactgaggTCTCATTACGTACCCCTGGTTGCCTTTAGTCTTGCCATTTTCCTGTGttcatctcctgagtgctaagattacaggtgtgttctaACATGACCAGCCTTCTTAGGCTCTGGTCCAATTAACAGAGCAGATGCACTCTTTCTTCTGGCTCCTCAGGAACCCCCACACCTGGAGGCAAGCTGTGCCCCCCACAACTACACTCTGGGGCTGCCTCTGGCTGAAGCGGCTGTTGAACGTACTGGTGACTTGCACTCTTTGGAGGTCACCTGGGGTGATGCAGAGCATCACAGTGTCCACCCCAGGGTGGAGATCCTCCAGCTCAGACTTAGGGATTCTCCTGACTTCAGTGTCCCCAGAATGGGGGTCTTTGCCTAATGCCCAGAGCCAGCATTCTGACCACTGCCTCCAGATCACTGGGTATAAATTCTGTTCCCAGCTCTTTACGAAGGAGACATGTTGGACCTCTTATCACCCAGTCCCAGGTTTCTAGAAATTGTATGTcccgtttttcttttctttttgttgcagacagggtttcatgtagcccaggctagcctggacaactaactatgtagctgaggatgacactgaacttctgatcctcttgcctcttcttctcaagtgctgggcatgtgccaccacacgaatcaaacccagggcttcctgcatgacTCAGGTCCTAAAATTCCACAAGTCTttacagatttgtgtgtgtgtgtgtgtgtgtgtgtggtttttaaattatattttatgggcattttttacctgcatatatgtctgtgcatcacatatatgcttggtgcctgtggaggccagaagtgagtgagggtcagatcccttgggactggagttagagatggttgtgaaccaccacgtgggtgctgggcactgaacccaggtcctctggaagaactgctcttaaccactaagccatcctACAGTGTTTTACATCTGCATATGTAGGCATCCCATGACActtgtgtggagaccagagacttTGTTGAAACCGATTCTTTCCATAATGTGGGTCTTTGGATTGaatttgggtcatcaggcttgcatcaGGCacgtttacctgctgagccatctcacaggctcaAATTCCACGAGTCCTGAAGGGAGCTGCCCAAATCACTTCCCCAGACTCACGGATCACTAGGGGACTGATGGGTAATGTGTAGGGTGTCAGTTATTTAAGACAGCATCCctaagttgggtggtggtggcacgggcctttaatcccagtactcaggaggcagaggcaggaggatctctgtcagtttgaggagaggccagcctggtctacaagcaagaccaggacaggcaccaaagctacagagaaaccctgtctccaaaaaccaaattaaaaagaaaggaagaaagaaagaaagaaagaaagaaagaaagaaagaaagaaagaaaaagaaagaaagaaaacatccccAGCTGAAAGGTggtaccacacacctttaatcccagcactcgggaggcagaggcaggtggatctctgcgagttgagaccagctttgtctacagagcgagttccaggatagctagggctacacacagtgaaaccctgtctcgaaacaaacgaaagaaagaaggaaaacacccCTAGCTACCACCTGCCACCTAGA
The Chionomys nivalis chromosome 3, mChiNiv1.1, whole genome shotgun sequence genome window above contains:
- the Styxl1 gene encoding serine/threonine/tyrosine-interacting-like protein 1 isoform X2, coding for MAELLFCEPTELYNILNQVSKLSRLAEPNYLCLLDVRSKRQYDESHVITARRVKKKDSQYLIPESVDLECVRYCIVYDSNTSSLELHIRRRHEEEDEDEDEKREELLPGPAVEFGQMLTLFTRQPVYVLRGGYECFSGLYHFFRTQKIIWMPQELDAFQPYPAEIMPGKIFLGKFSQACDAKIHKDLKIKAHVNVSMEATPYFVDDADKLLHIKIEDASYSSLFSSFRHICHFMVSEHLGFQACTARLTRLVS
- the Styxl1 gene encoding serine/threonine/tyrosine-interacting-like protein 1 isoform X1, whose product is MAELLFCEPTELYNILNQVSKLSRLAEPNYLCLLDVRSKRQYDESHVITARRVKKKDSQYLIPESVDLECVRYCIVYDSNTSSLELHIRRRHEEEDEDEDEKREELLPGPAVEFGQMLTLFTRQPVYVLRGGYECFSGLYHFFRTQKIIWMPQELDAFQPYPAEIMPGKIFLGKFSQACDAKIHKDLKIKAHVNVSMEATPYFVDDADKLLHIKIEDASYSSLFSSFRHICHFMELHLRLRSVILVFSTQGISRSSAAVMAFLMHYNEETLKRSWAHVKKCKNNMRPNRGLVAQLLEWEKVIHGEYMTDISDPIY
- the Styxl1 gene encoding serine/threonine/tyrosine-interacting-like protein 1 isoform X3 — protein: MLTLFTRQPVYVLRGGYECFSGLYHFFRTQKIIWMPQELDAFQPYPAEIMPGKIFLGKFSQACDAKIHKDLKIKAHVNVSMEATPYFVDDADKLLHIKIEDASYSSLFSSFRHICHFMELHLRLRSVILVFSTQGISRSSAAVMAFLMHYNEETLKRSWAHVKKCKNNMRPNRGLVAQLLEWEKVIHGEYMTDISDPIY